In the genome of Danio rerio strain Tuebingen ecotype United States chromosome 23, GRCz12tu, whole genome shotgun sequence, one region contains:
- the sdf4 gene encoding 45 kDa calcium-binding protein precursor — protein sequence MFNWRRSQLSCLCASTLAVFVMLALNVQGRPANISALKGKQPNSKEDNEILPPDHLNGVKMEMDGHLNKDFHQEVFLGKEMEEFEEDSEPRRNRKKLIEIFTKVDINKDRSVSAKEMQRWIMEKTEEHFQEAVRENKLSFRAVDPDGDGLVTWDEYRVKFLASKGLNEKEVAEKIKNNEELKVDEETQEVLESLKDRWFQADNPPADQLLNEEEFLSFLHPEHSRGMLRYMVKEIVRDLDQDGDGKLTLAEFISLPMGTVENQQAQDIDDDWVRERKKEFEEVIDANHDTIVTMEELEEYMDPMNEHNALNEAKQMIAVADENQNHNLELEEILKYSEYFTGSKLMDYARNVHEEF from the exons ATGTTTAACTGGAGAAGATCCCAGCTTAGTTGCTTATGTGCATCAACTTTGGCAGTATTTGTGATGCTGGCGTTAAATGTTCAGGGCAGGCCAGCAAATATATCAGCATTAAAAGGCAAACAGCCTAACAGTAAGGAGGACAATGAGATCCTTCCACCTGATCACCTGAACGGTGTGAAGATGGAGATGGACGGTCACCTCAATAAAGACTTTCATCAGGAGGTGTTTCTAGGGAAGGAGATGGAGGAGTTCGAGGAGGATTCAGAGCCAAGAAGGAACAGGAAAAAGCTCATTGAAATCTTCACCAA GGTGGATATAAATAAAGACAGAAGTGTCAGTGCTAAGGAAATGCAGCGCTGGATCATGGAGAAAACAGAAGAACATTTTCAAGAAGCTGTTAGAGAAAACAAGCTTAGTTTCCGTGCTGTAGACCCTGATGGGGATG GACTTGTTACATGGGACGAATACCGTGTGAAGTTTTTGGCCAGCAAAGGTCTCAATGAAAAGGAAGTGGCTGAAAAGATCAAAAATAATGAAGAACTGAAAGTGGATGAAGAAA CTCAGGAGGTTTTAGAGAGCTTGAAAGACCGCTGGTTTCAAGCTGATAATCCTCCTGCTGACCAGCTGCTGAATGAAGAGGAGTTCCTCTCGTTTCTGCACCCGGAGCACAGCAGAGGCATGCTCAGATACATGGTCAAGGAGATTGTCCGAGATCTTG ATCAAGATGGAGATGGAAAGTTGACTCTTGCTGAATTCATCTCCCTCCCCATGGGAACTGTGGAGAATCAGCAGGCCCAGGACATCGATGACGACTGGGTTCGTGAAAGGAAGAAAGAGTTTGAAGAAGTTATTGACGCAAACCATGATACGATTGTAACCATGGAAGAGCTGGAG GAATACATGGACCCTATGAATGAGCACAACGCTCTTAATGAGGCCAAGCAGATGATCGCTGTGGCCGATGAAAACCAGAACCACAACCTGGAACTAGAAGAGATCCTAAAATACAGCGAGTATTTTACAGGCAGCAAACTCATGGACTACGCTCGTAACGTACATGAGGAGTTTTAG